From the genome of Ignavibacteriota bacterium:
TGCCAAGTGCATACGCATGATCTCTCCAGGTGGCAACACGGTCATGTGTTCGATACCGGAGATCCCCTGGCGGAGCGCGGTGCCAAGGCGGTGATGTGGATAACGCTCCTCATGATGGTGATCGAGATCGTGGGGGGCTGGTGGTACAACTCCATGGCATTGCTGGCCGATGGCTGGCATATGAGCTCGCACGCCCTGGCCCTCGGGTTGAGTGCGTTCGCGTACGTTGCCGCGCGGCGCTACGCTCATGATCCGCGATTTGCCTTCGGTACATGGAAGATCGAGATACTGGCGGGGTATACGAGTGCCATTCTTCTGGTCGTGGTAGCCGCCATCATGGTTTCCGGTTCCATTGAACGGCTTCTCTCCGAAGCCCATTCACTACCAGGAGGCGATGCTCGTTGCAGCTCTTGGCCTGGCGGTGAATCTCCTGTGTGCATACATCCTCGGTGGCCCCCACCATCAGCACGAGCACCATCATGGGGGTCATGATCACGTGCACCATGATCTCAATCTGAAGTCGGCATATCTTCATGTGATCGCGGATGCCGCGACATCGGTCCTGGCCATTGGCGCGATCGCCAGTGGTTGGCTGTTGGGCTGGGCGTGGCTTGATCCTGTGATGGGCATCGTCGGTGCGGGGCTCATCCTCGTGTGGGCACGCGGCCTGATCGTCGACACCGGCAAGGTGTTGCTGGATCGGGAAATGGATCATGGCGTGGTGGAAGAGATCCGTGAGGTGATCGACACGGGTTCGTCAGAAAGCGGCACCAGGTTGGCCGATCTGCATGTGTGGCGGGTTGGCAAGGGTGCCTATGCTGCGGCATTGGTCATTGTTACGCATGATGCCGCACTTACGCCTGAGCGTGTCAGGACGGCTCTGAGCATTCACGAAGAGATCGTTCATGTTACCGTGGAGATCAATCAATGCGGATAGTGGCAAACGACACGAAGAACATGGGGAGAAGGGATATCCGGCCTATGTGCTTGATGTATTTGAGCGTAAGAAGGCCGACGTCCGGAAGAGCGAACACATCGAAGACGGCATGATGGTGATCGCAACGATACAAATATTGTGACACGGGTCTCAATGGCTATCGCACTTCTCCTCATCGACATTCAAAACGACTATTTCCCCGGTGGGGCGATGGAGGTCGTTGGCGCTGAAGCCGCTGCCGCACAGGCAGCGACACTGCTCGCTGCTTTTCGCCAACGAGTGTATCCCATCGTTCACATCCAACACGTGTCGGTCCGACCGGGGGCGAAGTTCTTCCTCCCCGATACGCCAGGCGTGGCGATCCATGAGTCCGTTCGTCCCGCAGCCGGAGAGATGATCGTTCAGAAGAACTTTCCCAACAGCTTCCGGAACACACCGCTTCTTGAACTGCTTCGCGATCGGGAGGTCAAAGAACTCATGATCGCCGGGATGATGACGCACATGTGCGTCGATACCACCACGCGCGCGGCGTCTGATCTCGGCTTCTCGTGCTCTCTCGCACACGACGCCTGTGCGACGAAAGCCCTGTCGTTCAACGGTGTGCACGTTGAGGCGGCGGGCGTCCACGCCGCATACCTCGCCGCGCTCAACGGCCTTTTTGCCAGGGTGCTTTCTGCGCGTGAACTCTGCGCAGGCCTCCAGCCCACCACATGAGTATCCTGACCCACGCAAGACGCCACCCTCAACTCGGCCTCATCGTACTGGCCTTCATCGCCTTTGTGGCGCTCGGCCTGCCCGACGGCTTGCTCGGCGTCGGCTGGCCATCGATCCGGACCGGCTTTGCCGTTCCTCTGGATGCGATCGGCATGCTTCTGATCGCCAGTGTTGCCGGGTACATGACCTCGAGCTTCCTCAGCGGATTCCTGCTTGCACGAATGGGTGTCGGCCGCGTACTTGCCGCAAGTTGTTTCCTCACCGGGCTGGCACTCGTCGGTTATACGCTGGTCCCGCAGTGGTGGATGATGATCGCCCTCGGAGCGTTCGCAGGCCTGGGAGCGGGTGCGATCCGATGCAGGGCTCAATACGTATGTCGCCACGCACTTTGGCGAAGGGATGATGCAGTGGCTCCATGCCAGCTGGGGCGTCGGGACAACCCTGGGCCCGATCATCATGACCTTCGGGTTGACGGCCCTGAGCACCTGGCGGTTCGGTTACCAGGTGGTGGGACTTTCTCAACTCGGGCTGGCGGCCTGCTTCATGATTACCCTGTCCATCTGGGACCGGCACAGCGTGTACGCGAACAGCGGGCCGGAAAAGAAACTCACCGATTACAAGACCCCGCTCGGCAGCACGATGCGCAAACCGCAGGCGTGGCTGAGCATGGCGCTGTTCTTTCTGTATGTGGGAGCAGAAGGCGGGCTTGGCACCTGGACGTACAGCCTGCTCACCGAATCCCGTGGAGTGGACACAACGACGGCGGGATTCTTCGCCGGAAGTTACTGGTTCACGTTCACCATGGGAAGGATAACGGCGGGAGTGGTCGCAAGCCGGGTGGGCGTCAACACGCTCGTCTTCGGCGGGCTGATCGGAGCGCTGCTGGGAACGGGGCTGCTTATCTGGAACCCCTCCGAGATGGCCAACGTGGTGGCGGTGGCGATCATCGGCCTTTCCATTGCACCCATCTTCCCGGCGATGATGTCGGGGACAAGGAAACGGGTCGGAGATAAACACGCGGCCAATGCGATCGGGATGCAGACGGCAGCGACGGGCCTGGGGATGGCCGTCATTCCCGGACTCATGCGCGTCCTGGCCCGTTGGTATTCACTGGAGGTCATCCCGGTTTTTCTGTTGGTGGTGTACACTGCGCTCCTGGGACTCTACATACTGTCCACGAAGCAACAGAGGACCTGACTGTCGGTGTAGTGTGCAGCATACTGCGCCCCTGCAAGCTGCGCGACGACAGGTGCATGCACCGCCCCAACAGTATGGTGCCTGGGTAGTCCCGGCAATGAGCCACAGGGCCCGGGCAACGATGAATGGTCAGGTCGGCTCCTATACGGAAACGATTCGGGGCAGGAGAGAGATTCTATAATGTTCTGGTCAGGAACGGATGGCTGCATTTTCAAGGGGACGTCCAGGATTTCCGCCTTACAGAGCATCTGCCGGGATTGTTCTTCACCCCGGATGGTGAGGCCGTTGACCTCCGCATGTCATCATGCACGTTCAGGAACATCAGGCTGTATAAGGTCTGTGACTGATACGAGAGATCCTCGTCCTGCATGAAGGGATCGATCAGTAGCATGCCGGCGCGGGATCGCTACGAATATCCTCTTCGCGTTCCGGTTCCTGCTTTTCTTATCGTTCTTTCGCTCCGGAAGTTTGCATTTTGAGGGAATTTGGGGGATATTCCGTAACTGTCCTCATTTCCAACTCCGGAACCAGACCCATGCACCACGACACAGCCGACCGCGGCTCAGCGGCTTACCTCGCACTGATCGCCGGCAGCGGCGCACTCGGCGGACTCCTCTTCGGCTACGACACTGCCGTTATTTCGGGTGCCATCGGGTTCCTGAAGGATCATTTCCACCTGGCGGCCGACATGACCGGCTGGGCCGCCTCCAGCCTCCTCATCGGCTGCATGGTCGGCGCCGCCGTCGGCGGACCCCTCGGCGACCGGTTCGGACGCAAGCCCATGCTTTTCGTCTGCGCCGCTATCTTCGCCCTGTCGGGCATCGGCTCCGGACTCGCCGCCGATCTGACGCTCTATACCTGGAGCCGGCTCCTCGGCGGACTCGCGATCGGCGCCGTCTCCGTGCTCTCGCCGCTCTACATCGCGGAGATCTCGCCGGAGAAGAGCCGCGGACGCCTCGTCTCGCTCTATCAACTCGCCATCGTCGTCGGCATCCTCGTTTCGTTCTTCGTGAACATGCTCATCCAGCAGTACGGCACCACCCAGCCCGATGTGATCCTGAACGGCATGACGGAATCCTGGAACACCGCCTACGGATGGCGATGGATGCTCGCCGTGCTCGTCCTCCCTTCGGTCATCTTCGGACTCCTGCTGATCCCGCTCCCGGAAAGTCCGCGCTGGCTCATGAAGCGCGGCCGCCGCGCCGAAGCGGAGGTGACCCTCGCACGCATCAGCGGCAAAGAGGCCGCCGCACGCGAACTCGACCAGATCGAACAGGCACTCGGCGAAGAATCCGGCAAGGTCTCGGAACTCTTCCGCGGCGGCTTCGGCACCGCGATGATGATCGGCATCCTCCTCGCGATCTTCAGCCAGTTCGGCGGCATCAACGCCATCATGTACTACGGACCGGAACTCTTCAAGACCGCGGGCGCAGGGGCCGACCAGGCATTCCTGAGCACCGTGATACTCGGACTCGTGAACCTGCTCGCCACGTTCGGCGCCATCGCGCTCATCGATAAGATCGGCCGCAAGACCCTGCTGATCATCGGCGTCAGCGTGCAGGTGGTCGCCCTCGCCCTCGTCGGCACACTCTATCATATGCAGGGGAACCCGTACGTCCTCCTCGCCGCCATCATCGTCTTCCTCATCGGCTTCGCCGCATCCACCGGCGCGGTGACGTGGGTGATCATCTCCGAGATCTTCCCCACGCGTTTGCGCGGACAGGCGATGGGCATCGCGGTGCTGTTCCTGTGGGGCGCGGACTATGTCGTGTCGCAGACCTTCCCGATGCTCATCGAAGGCATCGGCCCGGCGAACACGTTCTATATCTATGGCCTCTGCGCACTCGCGGGGCTG
Proteins encoded in this window:
- a CDS encoding cysteine hydrolase; its protein translation is MAIALLLIDIQNDYFPGGAMEVVGAEAAAAQAATLLAAFRQRVYPIVHIQHVSVRPGAKFFLPDTPGVAIHESVRPAAGEMIVQKNFPNSFRNTPLLELLRDREVKELMIAGMMTHMCVDTTTRAASDLGFSCSLAHDACATKALSFNGVHVEAAGVHAAYLAALNGLFARVLSARELCAGLQPTT
- a CDS encoding sugar porter family MFS transporter — protein: MHHDTADRGSAAYLALIAGSGALGGLLFGYDTAVISGAIGFLKDHFHLAADMTGWAASSLLIGCMVGAAVGGPLGDRFGRKPMLFVCAAIFALSGIGSGLAADLTLYTWSRLLGGLAIGAVSVLSPLYIAEISPEKSRGRLVSLYQLAIVVGILVSFFVNMLIQQYGTTQPDVILNGMTESWNTAYGWRWMLAVLVLPSVIFGLLLIPLPESPRWLMKRGRRAEAEVTLARISGKEAAARELDQIEQALGEESGKVSELFRGGFGTAMMIGILLAIFSQFGGINAIMYYGPELFKTAGAGADQAFLSTVILGLVNLLATFGAIALIDKIGRKTLLIIGVSVQVVALALVGTLYHMQGNPYVLLAAIIVFLIGFAASTGAVTWVIISEIFPTRLRGQAMGIAVLFLWGADYVVSQTFPMLIEGIGPANTFYIYGLCALAGLVFTIFKVPETKGRTLEEIEHSWLKG